In Pseudodesulfovibrio alkaliphilus, the genomic stretch GGACGACGTGACCAAGACCTCGCTGGCCGTGCCCGCCGTGGCCGACACCACCCCCGAGGGAACCGTGCAGTGCAAGTTCTGGGGTCTTGGCGCGGACGGCACCGTGGGCGCCAACAAGCAGGCCATCAAGATCATCGGTGACAATACCGATCTCTACGCCCAGGGGTATTTCGCCTACGACTCCAAGAAGTCCGGCGGCATCACCATCTCCCACCTGCGCTTTGGCGAAAAGCCCATCCAGTCCACCTACCTGGTCTCAGCGGCCGACTACATCGCCTGCCACAACCCAAGCTACGTGCACCTCTACGACGTGCTCGACGGCATCAAGGACGGCGGCACTTTTGTTCTCAACTGCCCTTGGACCGCCGAACAGATGGATGCCGAGCTGCCTGCTGCCATGCGCCGGACCATCGCGCAGAAGGGGCTCAAGTTCTACACCGTGGACGCGGTCAAGATCGCCCAGCAGGTGGGGCTTGGCGGGCGCATCAACATGATCATGCAGACCGCATTCTTCAAGCTGGCGGATGTCATTCCCTTTGACCAGGCCGTGGCCCTGCTGAAAGACGGCATCAAGAAGGCTTACGGCAAGAAGGGCGACAAGATCGTCAACATGAACAACGCCGCCGTGGACAGCGCGGTGGACGCCATCGTCGCGATATCCGTGCCCGAAGCATGGAAGACCTTGGCCGACGATGCCCCGGTCGTGCGCAGCGAGCCGGAATACGTGAGCAAGGTCATGCGCCCGGTGCTGGCCCAGAAGGGTGACGATCTCCCTGTTTCTGCATTCAGCGTGGACGGCACCATGCCCTTGGCCACCTCCAGGTTCGAGAAGCGCGGCGTGGCCATCAACGTGCCAGAGTGGATCGCGGACAACTGCATCCAGTGCAACCAGTGCGCCTTTGTCTGTCCTCACTCGGCCTTGCGCTCGGTGCTGGCCACCGACGAGGAGCTTGCCGGCGCTCCGGCGACCTTTACCACCCTTGAGGCCAAGGGCAAGGATGTCAAGGGACTCCGCTTCCGCCTCCAGGTCGCCGCGCTGGACTGCCTGGGCTGCGGCAACTGCGTGGACATCTGCCCGTCCAAGGACAAGGCGCTGGTCATGAAGCCCATCGCCACCCAGACCTCTGAGCAGGTTCCCAACTTCGACTTCACCGAGACCATCTCCTACAAGGACGCCTTCAAGCGCGACACGGTCAAGGGCAGCCAGTTCCGCCAGTCCCTCATGGAGTTCTCTGGCGCGTGCTCGGGCTGCGGCGAGACCCCGTATGTCAAGGTGCTGACCCAGCTCTTCGGCGAGCGCATGGTCATTGCCAACGCCACGGGCTGCTCGTCCATCTGGGGTGCCAGCGCTCCGACCACGCCTTACTGCGTCAATAGCCACGGCCACGGTCCGGCCTGGGGCAACTCGCTCTTCGAGGACGCGGCCGAGTTCGGCTACGGCATCGACATGGCCGTGTCCCATCGCCGCGAGCATCTGGCCCGGCTGGCCGAAAAGGCCCTTGAGTCCGCCTCAGGCGAATTGAAGGAGGCCCTGGCCGGCTGGCTTGCCAACCGCGACGATGCCGATGGCTCCAGCCAGTGGGGCGGCAAACTCAAGGCCGCCCTTGCGGGCGCAACCGATCCGACCTTGGTCGAGATCGCCTCCATGGCCGACCTCTTCACCAAGAAATCGGTCTGGATCTTCGGCGGCGACGGCTGGGCCTACGACATCGGCTACGGCGGCGTGGACCACGTCCTGGCCTCTGGCGAGGATGTCAACATCCTGGTCATGGACACCGAGGTTTACTCCAATACCGGCGGCCAGTCCTCCAAGGCCACGCCCCTTGGCTCCATCGCCAAGTTCGCGGCCGCGGGCAAGACCACGGGCAAGAAAGACCTGGGCCGCATGGCCATGACCTACGGCTACGTCTACGTGGCCCAGGTGGCCATGGGCGCGGACAAGCAGCAGATGCTCAAGGCTTTCCGCGAGGCCGAGGCTTACAAGGGCCCCTCGCTGATCATCGCCTACGCGCCGTGCATCAACCAGGGCATCAAGAAGGGCATGGGCAAGACCCAGTACGAGCAGAAGCTGGCTGTCGATTCCGGCTACTGGCCGCTCTATCGCTTCAATCCCGCTCTGGCGGACGAGGGCAAGAACCCGTTCGTACTCGAATCCAAGGCTCCTGACGGCACCTTGCAGGAGTTCCTCTCCGGTGAAAACCGCTACGCCATGCTGGAGAAGTTCCACCCGGAAATCTCCCAGGCGTTCCGGGCAAAAATAGAAAAGGACTACGCCACGCGTTACGCGATCCTGAGCCACATGGCCGAAGCCGACTTCAGCGCAGCCGCTGAGGACGACGAAGCCGGAAAGGCCGCGTGCGACACGGGTGTGTCGGCCGAAAGCCCCGGCTCCGGCGAGCCGTGCGACGACGGTAGATAGCGTTTGAGGTTTGCGCGGGGTGCGGATTTTTGCGGAGGCTCTGCCTGATCCGCGCCCCGCTTGTTTGTAACAGTGTGAACCCTGGCGTTCACAACAATGGAGGTGTTCATAATGTCTTTGGAGGTTCTTGCTCTCGTTGCGCTGCTCCCTATCCTGGTGGCGCTTGTTCTCATGGTGGGCATGCGCTGGCCCGCCACCAAGGCCATGTCCTTGGCTTGGCTCACCGCTGCCGCCGGAGCCGTCGTCGTCTGGGGGCTGCCTGTCAAATACGTTGCCGCCTTGAGCCTGCAGGGGTTCGTCACGGCCATCGGCATCCTGATCATTGTTTTTGGTGCCATCCTCATCCTGCGCACCCTGCAGCATTCCGGCGGCATGGAGACCATCCAGCACGGGATGCAGAACATCACGCCTGACCGCCGCATCCAGGCGATCATCATCGGGTACATGTTCGCTGCCTTCATCGAGGGCGCGGCAGGCTTTGGCACCCCGGCAGCACTGGCCGCGCCGCTGCTGCTTTCCCTGGGTTTCCCCCCCTTGGCCGCCGCCATCATCTGCCTGGTCTTCAACTCCTTCCCCGTGACCTTCGGCGCAGTCGGAACCCCGGTCGTACTCGGCCTGAAGTTCCTTGCTCCGGGCGTTGATCAGGCCGTGGCCACCGGAGCTGCCGGTGTCAACTTCAGCTCCATGGGTGATTTCATTGCCTTGGTCGGCCAGTGGGCCACCCTCATGCACCTGAGCATGATCTTCATCCTGCCCATCTTCATGCTCGGATTCATCACCCGCTACTTCGGCCCCGAACGCAGCTGGAAACCCGGCCTGGCCGCCTGGAAGTTCTGCATATTCGCAGCCGTTTCCTTTGCCGTTCCCTACCTGATCTTTGCCTGGAACGTCGGCCCGGAATTCCCGTCCCTGATCGGCGGTCTCGTCGGCCTGGGCATCATCGTTGCCGGTGCCAAGGCCGGTTTCTGCATGCCCAAGGATAGCTGGGATTTCGGCCCCGCCGACAAGTGGAGTGCCGAATGGACCGGCAGTGTTTCCGCCGAGTCCTCCGAGTTCAAGGCCCACATGAGTCAGTTCAAGGCCTGGTTGCCGTATATTCTCATCGGTCTGATCCTGGTCGTCACCCGCATTCCCGAACTGGGCCTCAAGGGCTTCCTGGCAGCCCAGGCCGTCACCTTCAGCAACATTCTCGGCTACGAGAGCGTCAACGCGGCCATCGCCTACCTCTACCTGCCGGGCACCATTCCATTCACCCTGGTCGCCATCCTGACCGTGTTCATTCACGGCATGCCTGCCGACAAGGTCAAGCTCACCTGGAAACAGGCCTTTTCGACCATGAAAAACCCGACCATCGCCCTGTTCGCGGCGGTCGCCCTGGTCTCCATCTTCCAAGGCTCCGGCATTGCCGATGTCGCTTTGAACCCGAACAACTACCCGTCCATGCCTCTGGCCATGGCCAAGGCCGTCGCCGCTTACGCGGGCAACGCGTGGCCCATGTTCGCCTCCTTCGTGGGTGGTCTTGGTTCATTCATCACCGGCTCCAACACGGTTTCCGACCTGCTGTTCGCCGAATTCCAGTGGGGCGTTGCCGCCAACCTGGAACTGCCGCGCCAGATCATCGTGGCCGCTCAGGCTACCGGCGGCGCCATGGGCAACATGATCTGCATCCACAACATTGTGGCTGTGTGCGCTGTTGTCGGTCTGTCCGGCATGGAAGGTGCGATCCTGAAGCGGACCGTTTGGCCCTTCCTGCTTTACGGCTTGGTCGTGGGTATCGTGGCCTCGCTGATGAGCTTCGTGTTCCTGCCCCACCTCTTCTAGAGACATGCGGGAGGGACGGTCCGCCGTCCCTCCCCGTTGCCAATGCGGTCAGATGTGGTAGTTTAGGAACATGATCCTCATTGCAAATGGGACATGACCGACAAAAAGGTTCTGTAGAACAATTTTCATGATCCAAGGAGCCAGAAATGAGCAAAGACGCCATTACCAAGGATTTCGAGGCCGCCGTCGGCGCGGACAACGTCATGACCAGCGAGACCGACCGTCACGCCTATTCCTATGATGCGGCGGTGCTCGATTCCGTCATGCCCGCCCTGGTGGTGAGGCCCACAACCAGCGAGGCGCTGGGCAAGGCCACCAAACTGTGTAACGACAACGGCCTGCCGCTCACCGTGCGCGGCGCGGGAACAAATCTTTCGGGCGGCACCATTCCCCATCCTGGCGGCGTGGTGGTCCTGACCAACGGCCTCAATCGTATCCTCGAAATCAACGAGGAGGACATGTACGCCGTGGTCGAGCCCGGCGTGGTCACGGCCAAGTTCGCTGCCGAGGTGGCCAAGCGCGGCCTTTTCTATCCCCCGGACCCTGGCAGCCAGACCGTTTCCACCCTGGGCGGCAACGTGGCCGAGAATGCGGGAGGACTGCGCGGGCTCAAATATGGCGTGACCAAGGATTACGTCATGGGCATGGACTTCTGGGACGTGAATGGCGAACTGGTCAAGTCCGGGTCGCGCACCGTCAAGTGTGTCACCGGCTACAATCTGGCAGGGCTGATGGTCGCTTCCGAGGGCACGCTGGGCGTCTTTGACAAGATCATCCTCAAGCTCATACCCCCGGCCCAGTCGGCCAAGTCCATGATGGCCATTTTCCCGTCCATGAAGGCCGCCTCCGAGACCGTGGCCGCCATCATCGCCAACAAGATCGTGCCCGCCACCCTCGAGATGATGGACAACTTCACTATCCGCACTGTGGAGAACTTCCGTGGCGCGGGCCTGCCTGTGGATGCGGCGGCCCTGCTGCTCATCGAGGTGGACGGCCATCCCGCTCAGGTGGCGGACGAGGCCGCCAAGGTGGAGGATCTCTGCCGGAAGAACGGCGCCACCGAGCTGAAGGTGGCCAAGGACGCGGCCGAGCGCGACGCGGTCTGGCAGGCGAGGCGCGACGCGCTGCCCGCCCTGGCCAAGCTCAAGCCCACCTGCGTGCTTGAGGACGCCACTGTGCCCCGCTCCAAGATTCCGGCCATGATCGAGGCCCTGGACGAGATCAGCAAGAAGTTCGACCTGACCATCGGCACCTTCGGCCACGCGGGCGACGGCAACCTGCACCCGACCATCCTTACCGACAAGCGCGACAAGAAGGAGTGGGAGCGGGTGGAACACGCCATCGACGAGATATTCGACCGCGCCCTGGCCCTGGGCGGCACCTTGTCCGGCGAGCACGGCATCGGCATGGCCAAGTCCAAGTACCTGGAGCAGGAGACCTCCCGCGCCACGCTGGAATATTCCCGGCGCATGAAGTCCGTGCTTGATCCCAAGGGCATCCTCAATCCCGGCAAGATCATCGGCCCCAAGTCCGAAGGGTAGGTGGAGTCATGGCAGACATCCACAAGCTCGCCCAAATGTTCCAGGAGCTGGACGACCAGCTGGTCGGGTGCATGCGCTGCGGCATGTGTCAGGCGGTGTGTCCGGTCTTTGCCCAGACCGGGCGCGAGGCCGATGTCACCCGTGGGAAGCTCGCCCTGCTCGACGGTCTGGCCCACGAGATGCTTTCCGACGCCGAAGGCGTCAACGAGAAGCTCAACCGCTGCCTGTTGTGCGGCACCTGTCAGTCCAACTGTCCAAGCGGCGTGAAGATCATGGACATCTTCCTCAAGGCCCGGGCCATAATGACCGGCTACTTCGGGCTTTCGCCGGTCAAGCGCGCCATCTTCCGGGGTATGCTCAAGAACCCGAAGCTGTTCAACGCACTGACCGACATGGGGGCCAAGTTCCAGGGGCTGTTCACCAAAAAGGTGGACGACTTGCTCGGTTCGTCCTGTGCCCGGTTCAACGCGCCGGTCATCGGTGACCGGCATTTCCGCACCCTGGCCGAAAAGCCGCTGCACAAGTTGGTGCCCGCGCTTGACACCCCGGCGGGCAAGAGCGGAATCCGGGTCGCCCTGTACGTGGGGTGCGTCATCGACAAGATGTTCCCCCATGTGGGCCAGTCCATCATCAAGGTTCTGGAGCGTCATGGCGTGGGCGTGTTCATGCCCTCGGGACAGGCCTGTTGCGGCATTCCTGCCCTCTCAAGCGGCGACACGGAAACCTTTGACTCCCTGGTGGGAATCAACATGGAGCGGTTCGGGACAGGGGAGTTCGACTATCTGGTCACCGGCTGCGCCACCTGCACCTCGACCATCAAGGAACTGTGGCCGCGCATGTACCAGGGGCCGTCGGCGCAGAAATACGACATTGCAGCGCTTGAGCGGAAAACCATGGACATCAGCCAGTTCCTGGTGGATATCCTGAAACTGGAGCCTAAGGACGCGACCGGCGGAAAGAGCGTGACCTATCACGACCCCTGCCACCTCAAGAACGCGCTGGGCATCACGGCCCAGCCCCGGACCTTGATCAAGGCCGCTGGCTGCGGATTCAAGGAAATGGCTGAAGCGGGCGTATGCTGCGGCTGCGGCGGCAGCTTCAACATCGCCCATTATGAACTCTCCAGGGAGATCGGCGGACGCAAGGCGGAAAACATCGTCGCCTCCGGCGCGGGTACGGTGGCCACCAGCTGTCCGGCCTGCATGCTCCAGATCACAGACATGCTCTCGCGCAAGAAGGCCGGAGTGGATGTCAAGCACGTCATCGAGCTGTACGCCGACGGCTGTTGATGCGTCCATGAAACGGGCGGCCTCCCATCGGCCGCCCGATCATCCATGAACCCTCCGCCGGACGAGCCGCCGACGGAGCGAAAAGGAACCAACCATGTCCAAAAACCTGTACGTGACCGCGACGGAATCACGAAGCGGCAAGTCCGCCATCGTCCTGGGTGTCATGCAGATGATCCTGCGGGAACTGCACAACGTCGCCATCTTCCGCCCCATCATCAACGATCCGGGGCCGGGACGAAAGGATCACGACATCGAACTGCTGCTTGAGCACTTCAAGCTCTCGATCCCCTACGAGGACACCTATGCCTATACCCTCAAGCAGGCGCGGGAGCTGATCAACTCCGGTCAGCACGCGTTGCTGCTCGAAAACATTCTCAAGAAATACAAGACGCTTGAGGGCCAGTACGACTTCGTGCTCTGCGAGGGGACCGATTTCAAGGGCAAGGACCCGGCCTTTGAGTTCGACATCAATGCCGATATCGCGGCCAATATCGGCGCCCCGGTGCTGGTGGTCTGCTCGGGTCTGGACAAGACCGCCGAGGAGGTCATCTCGGTCTCCCAGACCACCATCGACACCCTTGAGGAAAAGGGCGTGGACCTTGTGGGCTGCATCGTCAACCGCGCTCCCGAGGGCGTCACCCGCGAGATGGCCAGCCTCATCGAGTGCAAGGTGCGCTGCAAGGAGCCCATGCCGGTCTACAGCATCCCGGAGAACGAGGCCCTGGGCAAACCCACCATCGGCGATGTCAAGCGCTGGCTCGACGCCGACGTGCTCTACGGCCACAGCGGCATGCACTCACTGGTGGACAACTACGTGGTCGCGGCCATGCAGATCGGCAACTTCCTCGGCTACATCCGCAACGGCAGCCTGATCATCACCCCGGGCGACCGCTCGGACATTATCCTTTCAAGCCTGGCTTCGCGGCTTTCCAGCTCTTACCCGGACATCTCCGGCATCGTGCTTACCGGCGGGCTGAACGTGTCCACCAACGTGCACAAGCTTATCGAGGGGTGGACCGGGGTCCCCGTGCCCGTGCTCTCGGTCAAGGGGCACACCTATCAGACCGTGCAGGAACTTACCCGCCTCTACGGACGCATCGAGACCCACGACGACCAGCGCATCGCCACGGCGCTCGGCGGCTTCTCCCAGCATGTGGACGTACAGGAGCTGCGCGACCGGGTCATCGAGCAGCGCTCCACGCGGGTCACGCCCAAGATGTTCGAATTCTCCCTGGTGGAGAAGGCCTCGGCCAACAGGCAGCGCATCGTCATGCCCGAGGGGTCCGGGGAGCGCATCCTGCGCGCCACCGATATCCTGCTGCGTCGCGGCGTGGCGGACATGATCCTGCTGGGCAAGACCGACGAGATTAAGAACAAGGCCTCTGCCTTGGGTGTGGACGTGTCCGGGGCGCGGATCATCGACCCCACCGAGTCCGAACTGCTCGACCCCTTTGCCGAGGAATACCTTGAGCTGCGCAAGCACAAGGGCGTCATCGCCGAAATGGCCTGGGACCGCATGAGCGACCCCACCTACTTCGCCACCATGATGGTCCACAAGGGCTTTGCCGACGGCATGGTCTCCGGCTCTGTGACAACTACGGCACAGACCATCCGTCCGGCCTTCGAGTTCGTCAAGACCAAGCCGGGCTGCTCCATCGTCTCCTCGGTCTTTCTCATGTGCCTCAAGGACCGCGTCCTGGTTTACGGCGACTGCGCCGTGAACCCCAACCCCAATGCCCAGCAGCTGGCCGAAATCGCCATCGCCTCGGCCGAGACAGCGCGTATCTTCGGCATTGAGCCCAAGGTGGCCATGCTCAGCTATTCCACCGGCTCGTCGGGCAAGGGCGAGGACGTGGAAAAGGTCATCGAGGCGGCCAGGATCGCCCAAGCCGCGGTGCGCGAGCGCGGACTGGACTTCCCCGTCGAGGGGCCCATCCAGTACGACGCGGCCGTGGACCCGGACGTGGCCGCGGTCAAGCTGCCCGATTCCGAGGTGGCCGGGCAGGCCACGGTCTTCATTTTCCCGGATCTCAACACAGGCAACAACACCTACAAGGCCGTGCAGCGCGCTGCCAATGCGGTGGCCATCGGCCCGGTTCTCCAGGGGCTGAACAAGCCGGTCAACGACCTTTCGCGTGGCTGCACCGTGCCGGATATTGTCAACACTGTGGCCATCACCGCCATCCAGGCGCAGGCCGAAAAGGGCAAATAGCATGAAAGTACTTGTCATCAACTCGGGCAGTTCCTCCATCAAATACCAGCTTCTGGACATGCAGACCGAGACGGTGCTCGTCTCGGGTCT encodes the following:
- the pta gene encoding phosphate acetyltransferase, which codes for MSKNLYVTATESRSGKSAIVLGVMQMILRELHNVAIFRPIINDPGPGRKDHDIELLLEHFKLSIPYEDTYAYTLKQARELINSGQHALLLENILKKYKTLEGQYDFVLCEGTDFKGKDPAFEFDINADIAANIGAPVLVVCSGLDKTAEEVISVSQTTIDTLEEKGVDLVGCIVNRAPEGVTREMASLIECKVRCKEPMPVYSIPENEALGKPTIGDVKRWLDADVLYGHSGMHSLVDNYVVAAMQIGNFLGYIRNGSLIITPGDRSDIILSSLASRLSSSYPDISGIVLTGGLNVSTNVHKLIEGWTGVPVPVLSVKGHTYQTVQELTRLYGRIETHDDQRIATALGGFSQHVDVQELRDRVIEQRSTRVTPKMFEFSLVEKASANRQRIVMPEGSGERILRATDILLRRGVADMILLGKTDEIKNKASALGVDVSGARIIDPTESELLDPFAEEYLELRKHKGVIAEMAWDRMSDPTYFATMMVHKGFADGMVSGSVTTTAQTIRPAFEFVKTKPGCSIVSSVFLMCLKDRVLVYGDCAVNPNPNAQQLAEIAIASAETARIFGIEPKVAMLSYSTGSSGKGEDVEKVIEAARIAQAAVRERGLDFPVEGPIQYDAAVDPDVAAVKLPDSEVAGQATVFIFPDLNTGNNTYKAVQRAANAVAIGPVLQGLNKPVNDLSRGCTVPDIVNTVAITAIQAQAEKGK
- a CDS encoding FAD-binding oxidoreductase — encoded protein: MSKDAITKDFEAAVGADNVMTSETDRHAYSYDAAVLDSVMPALVVRPTTSEALGKATKLCNDNGLPLTVRGAGTNLSGGTIPHPGGVVVLTNGLNRILEINEEDMYAVVEPGVVTAKFAAEVAKRGLFYPPDPGSQTVSTLGGNVAENAGGLRGLKYGVTKDYVMGMDFWDVNGELVKSGSRTVKCVTGYNLAGLMVASEGTLGVFDKIILKLIPPAQSAKSMMAIFPSMKAASETVAAIIANKIVPATLEMMDNFTIRTVENFRGAGLPVDAAALLLIEVDGHPAQVADEAAKVEDLCRKNGATELKVAKDAAERDAVWQARRDALPALAKLKPTCVLEDATVPRSKIPAMIEALDEISKKFDLTIGTFGHAGDGNLHPTILTDKRDKKEWERVEHAIDEIFDRALALGGTLSGEHGIGMAKSKYLEQETSRATLEYSRRMKSVLDPKGILNPGKIIGPKSEG
- a CDS encoding L-lactate permease encodes the protein MSLEVLALVALLPILVALVLMVGMRWPATKAMSLAWLTAAAGAVVVWGLPVKYVAALSLQGFVTAIGILIIVFGAILILRTLQHSGGMETIQHGMQNITPDRRIQAIIIGYMFAAFIEGAAGFGTPAALAAPLLLSLGFPPLAAAIICLVFNSFPVTFGAVGTPVVLGLKFLAPGVDQAVATGAAGVNFSSMGDFIALVGQWATLMHLSMIFILPIFMLGFITRYFGPERSWKPGLAAWKFCIFAAVSFAVPYLIFAWNVGPEFPSLIGGLVGLGIIVAGAKAGFCMPKDSWDFGPADKWSAEWTGSVSAESSEFKAHMSQFKAWLPYILIGLILVVTRIPELGLKGFLAAQAVTFSNILGYESVNAAIAYLYLPGTIPFTLVAILTVFIHGMPADKVKLTWKQAFSTMKNPTIALFAAVALVSIFQGSGIADVALNPNNYPSMPLAMAKAVAAYAGNAWPMFASFVGGLGSFITGSNTVSDLLFAEFQWGVAANLELPRQIIVAAQATGGAMGNMICIHNIVAVCAVVGLSGMEGAILKRTVWPFLLYGLVVGIVASLMSFVFLPHLF
- a CDS encoding (Fe-S)-binding protein, with the translated sequence MADIHKLAQMFQELDDQLVGCMRCGMCQAVCPVFAQTGREADVTRGKLALLDGLAHEMLSDAEGVNEKLNRCLLCGTCQSNCPSGVKIMDIFLKARAIMTGYFGLSPVKRAIFRGMLKNPKLFNALTDMGAKFQGLFTKKVDDLLGSSCARFNAPVIGDRHFRTLAEKPLHKLVPALDTPAGKSGIRVALYVGCVIDKMFPHVGQSIIKVLERHGVGVFMPSGQACCGIPALSSGDTETFDSLVGINMERFGTGEFDYLVTGCATCTSTIKELWPRMYQGPSAQKYDIAALERKTMDISQFLVDILKLEPKDATGGKSVTYHDPCHLKNALGITAQPRTLIKAAGCGFKEMAEAGVCCGCGGSFNIAHYELSREIGGRKAENIVASGAGTVATSCPACMLQITDMLSRKKAGVDVKHVIELYADGC
- the nifJ gene encoding pyruvate:ferredoxin (flavodoxin) oxidoreductase — encoded protein: MSKMKTMDGNTAAAWVAYAMSETAAIYPITPSSTMGEIADEWAAQGRENIFGQKVRIRQLQSEAGAAGAVHGALAGGVLTCTFTASQGLLLMIPNMYKISGELLPGVFHVSARAIAAHALSIFGDHQDVMACRQTGFAMLASASVQEVMDLSLVAHLATVEASVPFLSFFDGFRTSHEIQKIEAIDYADMKPLLNMDKVAAFRARSMNPEHPDIRGTAQNPDIYFQGREATNAYYDAIPGIVEEYMAKVSALTGRNYKPFDYVGAPDAERVVIAMGSACEAIEEVVNALCARGEKVGLIKVRLYRPFSAKHFLAVLPASARTVAVLDRTKEPGALGDPLYQDVRTVFGEQGMSLNVLAGRYGLGSKEFTPAMVQAVYDNMAAAEPKRHFTVGIEDDVTKTSLAVPAVADTTPEGTVQCKFWGLGADGTVGANKQAIKIIGDNTDLYAQGYFAYDSKKSGGITISHLRFGEKPIQSTYLVSAADYIACHNPSYVHLYDVLDGIKDGGTFVLNCPWTAEQMDAELPAAMRRTIAQKGLKFYTVDAVKIAQQVGLGGRINMIMQTAFFKLADVIPFDQAVALLKDGIKKAYGKKGDKIVNMNNAAVDSAVDAIVAISVPEAWKTLADDAPVVRSEPEYVSKVMRPVLAQKGDDLPVSAFSVDGTMPLATSRFEKRGVAINVPEWIADNCIQCNQCAFVCPHSALRSVLATDEELAGAPATFTTLEAKGKDVKGLRFRLQVAALDCLGCGNCVDICPSKDKALVMKPIATQTSEQVPNFDFTETISYKDAFKRDTVKGSQFRQSLMEFSGACSGCGETPYVKVLTQLFGERMVIANATGCSSIWGASAPTTPYCVNSHGHGPAWGNSLFEDAAEFGYGIDMAVSHRREHLARLAEKALESASGELKEALAGWLANRDDADGSSQWGGKLKAALAGATDPTLVEIASMADLFTKKSVWIFGGDGWAYDIGYGGVDHVLASGEDVNILVMDTEVYSNTGGQSSKATPLGSIAKFAAAGKTTGKKDLGRMAMTYGYVYVAQVAMGADKQQMLKAFREAEAYKGPSLIIAYAPCINQGIKKGMGKTQYEQKLAVDSGYWPLYRFNPALADEGKNPFVLESKAPDGTLQEFLSGENRYAMLEKFHPEISQAFRAKIEKDYATRYAILSHMAEADFSAAAEDDEAGKAACDTGVSAESPGSGEPCDDGR